The DNA sequence AAAAAATTCAAGTTGCTCCAAAAAACCAATTCTAAAGAAGCGCCCTGGTATATTATTCGTTCTGACAGTAAGCATTCGGCCAGATTAGAAACCATGAAGCTGATACTTAGCTCAATCCCCTATCGTGGAAGAAGCAGAAGCTTAGATTTTCAGACCAACGATGATGTGGTCATTTCCGGGGAGCGAGAATTAAAGATAATGGAGCGTCAACGCCGCAAACATGGTCGATTTATTGGCTAATTAAAAGGGTTATAAATATGGATAAAAAAACACCAGCCCCAACACCAGCCCCAGTGAGACTCAGTGCTAAGACTAAGCCAGCTACTAAAGCAACTCCACCCCCTAAGGAACCCCAAAAGGCTCCACCTGTCAAGGCCGACAAATCAAAAAAGATTCATTTACATGAAGGAACGGCTACAAAAAATAAGGATGCTCATAAATCCAAAGGGCGCGTAGCCGTCTATGTCAAAAAGAAAACTCTGGAATATGAAATTGAGCTCAAACGGCTGCAAATAGAACTCCTTAAACTTCAAAACCATGTGAAGGAGCATGACCTGAGAGTGCTCATGATTTTTGAGGGACGAGATGCAGCCGGCAAGGGTGGAACCATCAAGAGAATCACAGAACATCTCAATCCTCGTGGTGCTCGCGTGGTTGCACTGGAAAAGCCTAGTGATGTGGAAAGGAGGCAATGGTATTTCCAGCGCTATATTCAACACCTGCCAGCCGGTGGTGAAATTGCCCTGTTTGATCGGAGTTGGTATAACAGAGCCATGGTAGAACCCATCATGGGTTTTTGCACAGATGAACAAAACAAACGATTCATTAAAGACGTACCCTTATTTGAACAGATGCTGGTGAAAGATGGAGTCAAGCTGTTTAAGTTTTATTTTTCTGTATCCAAACAGGAACAGCTCGCACGGTTTAAAGCGAGAGAAACAGATCCCCTCAAACAGTTCAAAATTTCACCTGTTGATATGGAAGCCCAAAATCTCTGGGATCAGTACTCAGTAAAGAAATTTCAAATGTTGTCTGAAACCAACCGGACCATTGCACCCTGGACCATTATTCGATCCGACAACAAAAAATTAGCTCGTTTAAATACCATAAAATACATCCTGGGGAAAATGGACTATAAGGGCAAACTGGATAAAAAGTATTTTACTGTGAATCCTGATATCTTAATCTCGGGCATCAAAGAGCTAAAATTGATGGAAGAATTGCTTATGACGCCAGGTGAGCTTCCAGGCTAAAGCTTCAAAAAAATAGGCTACCCTTGGGTGGCCTATTTTTTTTGTTATTAGTACTTGGGGATAGAGGCATAAGAGATTGCTGGACAAACCGAATAAATTTGAGGTTGACATAAGGCACACAATAGGATAGATTAGTCACATGAAATATCTCAACTGGAATTCAGAGAAGAATGAATCAATAAAAAAGGAGCGAGGTATTTCATTTGAGATAATGGCTTTTCAAATTGAGGCTGGGAATATCCTCGATGTAATAGATCATCCCAATCAGGATAAATATCCAGGACAAAGGATTTTTGTAATTGAATTTGAGGAATATGCATATTTCGTCCCATTTGTAGAAAATGATGATGAGGTTTTCCTCAAGACAATAATTCCTAGTCGTAAAGCCACAAAAGATTACTTGAAGTGAGGTTATCATGGATAAACTAGACAGTTATGAAGAAGAAATACTCAAAGCTTACGAAAATGATGAGTTGAAATCCGTCGGATTGACGAAAGAGATGAAGAAGAAGTATGCTCAGTACGCGAGAAATACTTTCCAGAAGAATAAGCGTATTAACATTAGAATCTCTGAATGGGACTTATTACGCCTTAAGGCGAAATCACTTGAAGAAGGAATTCCATACCAGACCCTAGTTTCAAGCCTAATTCACAAGTATGTCAAAGGAACTGCAGAAGTAAACATCTAAACGCTCGGATGAATATTGCAATCAATGACATAATCGGTTGTCTAACAAAAGCTTAGAGTTGACTCACAACCAATCTGGGGGGATCGAATATCACATGGAAGGACACAAGGTTTCATTACTATTTTGACTGTTTTTCAGGAAGCAGCTCAGGCCTATGGCGTTAGCGTGATGATATGAAGTTTCTCATTTTAAAAATATGTCTCGCAGTGTTGCTCGTTTTAATTGCTTGCTCTGAGCCAGAGAAAGATGGGCTTCTAATAAAGAACACCTCAGACCAAGTATTGTCCTTTCAGATATACAATGGTGACCTTGCATATATAGCATACGACCCATATAATCCTTCTCCCAATTTTAAATATCGACTAATACCGGGGCAGAGCATGTCTGTTACCGAATCAGATATTTATTCCTATCACGAGGGCTGTTCTCTGACTATAGTTTGGTGGCGCTCTACTTTGAACCCTCTCACGAATTCGCTTGAAGTCGCAGAAAACTTTAAGAATGAAATTACTAGAGACCAATACTCTGTAGGATATACTCAAGAAATTTCTATCTCTGAGGCATACTTGCAGCGATACGGTGGATTTCTTTATACTGA is a window from the Candidatus Neomarinimicrobiota bacterium genome containing:
- the ppk2 gene encoding polyphosphate kinase 2 produces the protein MDKKTPAPTPAPVRLSAKTKPATKATPPPKEPQKAPPVKADKSKKIHLHEGTATKNKDAHKSKGRVAVYVKKKTLEYEIELKRLQIELLKLQNHVKEHDLRVLMIFEGRDAAGKGGTIKRITEHLNPRGARVVALEKPSDVERRQWYFQRYIQHLPAGGEIALFDRSWYNRAMVEPIMGFCTDEQNKRFIKDVPLFEQMLVKDGVKLFKFYFSVSKQEQLARFKARETDPLKQFKISPVDMEAQNLWDQYSVKKFQMLSETNRTIAPWTIIRSDNKKLARLNTIKYILGKMDYKGKLDKKYFTVNPDILISGIKELKLMEELLMTPGELPG
- a CDS encoding BrnT family toxin; this encodes MKYLNWNSEKNESIKKERGISFEIMAFQIEAGNILDVIDHPNQDKYPGQRIFVIEFEEYAYFVPFVENDDEVFLKTIIPSRKATKDYLK
- a CDS encoding antitoxin, whose protein sequence is MDKLDSYEEEILKAYENDELKSVGLTKEMKKKYAQYARNTFQKNKRINIRISEWDLLRLKAKSLEEGIPYQTLVSSLIHKYVKGTAEVNI